From a region of the Zingiber officinale cultivar Zhangliang chromosome 10B, Zo_v1.1, whole genome shotgun sequence genome:
- the LOC122029436 gene encoding FIP1[V]-like protein, producing MDDDDEFGELYTDVLQSAAVSVPTSPISASSPSGRPDPRLHAEETDSDGGDGDEPLFGASRADPSVESPSSSKRAIAPVLAAAEEEEEDWMPVRATPAVDPRENWDYEDDDRTPPSRSAEVGAPSAPMEGEPRVLEEDEEEARVSGIQEGNDGIGGGGKLNATEEDGFSLFGGGIGQDSGNLDQAPHIPGLSAGPASSGLFVGSNSEERKPSQSDDWDSDSEDDLQIVLNDSNHGPLGAERHNMVGIDDDDGEEDLVIVTDEDQQHHLPIMEEQDWSEEAMQPAGDGERKEMSDVAKVTGTAAAAPGARIGYSNHGFHSQHHSMFKYVRPGATPLPGDPASGVPSVPSSARTPFGSGPIPGQGRGDWRPASGRGFPGAPKSYNTSFGFPAWANSSVRASGIGLDFTLPSHKTVFDVDIESFEEKPWRYPGVDISDFFNFGLDEDKWKDYCKRLDQLRLESTMQSKIRVYESGRSEQEYDPDLPPELAAAAGHDISADNGHGKSDGESNFTSQGRGQLVMRAPLPTGRAIQVEGGGNGERLPSIDTRPPRPRDSDAIIEIVPQDLFDDPRMYNCDPEQQEKGVARDERNSNEAEKDNGNIESEYTNHFSRVSGCCNKEMTSRALLTEEKDESIGKHHNSKTRIPPSRNQALETHSAERLHPESSSRRHLNAREQSTDSMPSQSANSDRHSDQQKETLADCTEVKQCSEKSPVVATDTARELSVEEKSSKQDESIIEEKSSKQDEKLTVADSMEVEDMTSDLHVSRETGADDNLVLPSNRQKLSSQVEHLMVYDTGYEDGLETSDNSKEKSGNSKDYQRQTNGEVLHEGHSSQTDDSKRLRKEDESNFWRKDESQVDGRQNRVKNHTTSRGKENTSNSHQIHLRGRSYERRKESESSSSSWQRREDNMPGRQTKDELVRANNDEMLPRHKNKLKAIDRNRRDEDHSRKHVDGEWRSHNRDESLRHRERDDPLISRRENKDDPIMKRKRDEEYLRGKADKLDALQGHRTKEDSGRRKRERNDLHDNRRELETRMRDKTEDHSSSKHKDDNWRQNREREDRQRVKSHEIALTQRESEEGRGTVRSGRVAENKPLSGNGRNRDDSRSISYDKDYQEKERRRHNELSRRDRREDSMSQNKGRGDAYMNEKHSNADERSSRHERLNPYGDRHLTADGQQTYRERQRENISKTRDVEGKQQNNQVLGKRKHDDRAQNEKVYNKDSNKHESNISSTIVSKADPHQCHEPYENFQHTNSSRKQGDDEPASDDENQSSRRGRSKLERWTSNKERDYDAINNTEALSSLKDIEGNMDNRVQADAMTKNEVNDITSQSDVKDEAGQVVDKTNDDQDRHLDTVAKLKKRSERFKLPMPRDKENGSNRKLDTEVQLSNNEASVDSEIKPERPARKRRWTGS from the exons ATGGACGACGACGACGAGTTCGGCGAGCTCTACACAGACGTCCTTCAATCCGCCGCTGTGTCCGTCCCTACGTCACCTATCTCCGCCTCGTCACCTAGCGGCCGTCCTGATCCCCGCCTCCATGCCGAGGAAACCGATTCCGACGGCGGCGACGGGGATGAGCCATTGTTCGGCGCATCTCGTGCTGATCCTTCAGTAGAATCCCCTTCGTCCTCGAAACGCGCTATAGCGCCTGTCCTGGCAGCagcggaagaggaggaggaggattggATGCCCGTCCGCGCAACCCCCGCCGTGGATCCGCGAGAGAATTGGGACTACGAAGACGACGATCGAACTCCACCGTCTCGATCGGCAGAGGTCGGAGCCCCCAGCGCGCCCATGGAGGGTGAGCCTAGGGTTTTGGAGGAAgacgaagaagaagctagggtttcgggAATTCAAGAAGGGAATGATGGAATTGGCGGTGGTGGGAAGCTTAACGCTACGGAAGAGGATGGATTTTCGTTGTTCGGAGGAGGAATAGGACAGGATTCAGGAAATCTTGATCAAGCTCCCCACATCCCTGGACTCTCAGCTGGTCCAGCTTCTTCTGGTCTTTTTGTTGGCAGCAACAGTGAGGAGCGGAAACCATCACAAAGCGACGATTGGGACAGTGACAGCGAAGATGATCTCCAGATTGTGCTGAACGATAGCAATCATGGACCTCTTGGGGCAGAGAGGCATAATATGGTTGGGATCGATGATGACGATGGGGAAGAGGATCTGGTAATTGTCACCGATGAGGACCAGCAGCATCACCTCCCAATTATGGAGGAGCAAGATTGGAGTGAAGAGGCTATGCAGCCGGCAGGTGATGGGGAGAGAAAGGAAATGTCAGACGTAGCTAAAGTAACAGGTACTGCTGCAGCTGCACCAGGAGCAAGGATAGGGTACAGCAATCATGGTTTTCATTCACAGCATCATTCGATGTTCAAG TATGTAAGACCTGGTGCAACACCTTTACCTGGGGATCCTGCAAGTGGCGTCCCAAGTGTTCCAAGTTCTGCTCGTACTCCTTTTGGCTCAGGTCCTATTCCCGGTCAAGGAAGAGGTGATTGGAGGCCTGCTTCTGGTAGGGGCTTTCCTGGTGCGCCTAAAAGCTACAACACAAGCTTTGGTTTTCCTGCTTGGGCTAATAGTTCGGTCCGTGCCTCTGGCATTGGATTGGATTTCACCTTGCCTTCACATAA GACAGTTTTTGATGTTGACATTGAGAGTTTTGAGGAAAAACCATGGAGATACCCTGGGGTTGATATTTCTGACTTCTTCAATTTCGGATTGGATGAAGACAAGTGGAAGGATTATTGCAAGCGGCTG GATCAACTTCGTTTAGAATCAACCATGCAAAGTAAGATTCGTGTGTACGAGAGTGGCCGATCAGAGCAG GAATATGATCCAGATCTACCTCCTGAGTTGGCTGCAGCAGCAGGTCATGACATTTCTGCTGATAATGGGCATGGAAAATCAGACGGAGAATCAAATTTTACTAGTCAAGGAAGAGGACAGTTAGTTATGAGGGCACCCTTA CCGACTGGGAGAGCAATACAAGTTGAGGGTGGTGGGAATGGTGAGCGTCTTCCTTCTATAGATACCAGGCCACCTAGACCTCGTGATTCAGATGCAATTATAGAG ATTGTGCCGCAGGACTTGTTTGATGATCCAAGAATGTACAACTGTGACCCAGAGCAACAAGAGAAGGGTGTTGCAAGAGATGAAAGAAATTCTAATGAGGCTGAGAAGGATAACGGAAACATTGAATCAGAATATACGAATCACTTTTCTCGTGTTTCGGGTTGCTGCAACAAGGAAATGACCAGCAGAGCCCTTCTCACAGAGGAAAAAGATGAATCAATTGGCAAACATCATAATTCGAAAACAAGAATTCCTCCCTCTCGTAATCAAGCATTAGAGACGCATTCTGCAGAAAG GTTGCATCCAGAATCCTCATCTAGAAGGCACCTCAATGCTCGTGAACAGTCTACTGATAGCATGCCTAGTCAAAGTGCCAACTCAGACAGGCATAGTGATCAGCAAAAGGAAACTTTGGCTGATTGCACTGAGGTTAAGCAGTGTTCTGAAAAATCTCCTGTAGTTGCCACTGATACTGCTAGAGAGCTCAGTGTTGAAGAAAAATCTAGCAAGCAGGATGAAAGCATCATTGAAGAAAAATCTAGCAAGCAGGATGAAAAGCTTACTGTGGCTGATAGCATGGAGGTGGAGGACATGACATCAGATTTACATGTTTCTAGGGAGACTGGTGCTGATGACAATTTGGTTCTCCCAAGCAACAGGCAAAAGCTTAGCTCACAAGTTGAACATCTGATGGTGTATGATACAGGTTATGAGGATGGATTGGAGACTAGTGACAATAGCAAAGAGAAGTCTGGGAATAGTAAGGATTATCAAAGACAGACAAATGGTGAAGTCTTGCATGAAGGACATTCAAGTCAGACAGATGACTCAAAAAGGCTTCGGAAGGAAGATGAATCCAATTTCTGGCGAAAAGATGAATCTCAAGTAGACGGCCGACAAAATAGAGTGAAAAATCATACTACTTCCAGAGGAAAGGAAaatacatctaattctcatcaAATTCATCTTCGCGGTAGAAGTTATGAGAGGAGAAAGGAATCAGAATCTTCTTCCAGTTCTTGGCAAAGAAGAGAGGATAATATGCCTGGTAGGCAAACCAAAGATGAATTAGTGAGGGCAAACAATGATGAGATGTTACCAAGGCACAAGAATAAGCTAAAGGCAATAGACAGAAACCGGAGAGATGAAGATCATTCTAGAAAGCATGTTGATGGTGAATGGAGAAGCCATAATAGAGATGAAAGCTTGAGGCATAGGGAGAGGGATGATCCGTTGATTAGTCGTCGTGAGAACAAGGATGATCCTATCATGAAGagaaaaagagatgaagaatatTTGAGAGGAAAAGCTGACAAACTAGATGCTTTGCAAGGTCATAGAACTAAGGAAGATTctggaagaaggaaaagagaaaggAACGATCTACATGACAATAGGAGAGAGCTTGAAACTAGAATGAGGGATAAGACTGAGGATCACTCATCATCGAAGCATAAAGATGATAACTGGCGCCAAAATAGGGAGAGAGAGGATAGGCAACGAGTTAAATCTCATGAAATTGCACTAACACAGAGGGAAAGTGAAGAAGGGCGGGGAACTGTAAGAAGTGGGCGAGTTGCTGAAAATAAACCATTGAGTGGTAATGGTAGGAATAGGGATGACTCAAGATCTATTAGTTATGATAAGGATTATCAAGAGAAGGAAAGAAGGCGACACAATGAGTTGTCTAGGAGAGATCGTAGGGAAGATAGCATGTCTCAGAACAAAGGGCGTGGTGATGCATATATGAATGAAAAACATTCAAATGCTGATGAACGAAGCTCCAGACATGAAAGGCTGAACCCGTATGGCGACCGCCACCTTACTGCCGATGGACAGCAAACCTACAGGGAAAGACAGAGAGAAAATATAAGCAAAACCAGAGATGTTGAGGGTAAGCAGCAGAATAATCAGGTGCTTGGGAAGAGAAAACATGATGACCGCGCCCAAAATGAGAAG GTCTACAATAAAGATTCAAATAAGCATGAGAGCAACATCTCTTCCACAATTGTCTCCAAAGCAGATCCTCACCAATGTCATGAACCATATGAAAACTTCCAACATACTAACTCTTCAAGGAAACAAGGGGATGATGAGCCTGCCTCAGATGATGAGAATCAAAGTTCTAGAAGAGGGCGATCAAAATTGGAACGCTGGACCAGCAACAAAGAAAGGGACTATGATGCCATCAATAACACAGAAGCATTGTCTTCTTTGAAGGACATTGAAGGCAATATGGATAATAGAGTGCAAGCAGATGCAATGACCAAAAATGAAGTTAACGACATTACTAGCCAATCAGATGTTAAGGATGAAGCTGGACAAGTTGTGGATAAGACAAATGATGACCAGGATCGCCATCTTGATACTGTGGCTAAGCTCAAGAAACGAAGTGAGCGCTTCAAGCTTCCTATGCCAAGGGACAAGGAGAATGGTTCAAACAGAAAATTGGATACTGAAGTGCAGTTATCCAATAATGAGGCTAGTGTTGATTCAGAGATAAAACCAGAGCGACCAGCCAGAAAAAGGCGGTGGACAGGTAGTTGA
- the LOC122029443 gene encoding nucleolar protein 6-like isoform X1 has translation MESDSMDFKLGELLKEVQLDDSIVEIVDLAVASVVDAIKSIPERLVRADEASRFIADLGVPSEKVSFTFRVPESIQVGGSHLISSVAKPDINVDLLVRMPKGCFHEKDYLNHRYHAKRFLYLRVIEKSLESCSAVKKIAWSSFQNEGRKPVLIIFPVMDSPDLSECFIRIIPTATSLFSMSRLSLSRNNVRSFSQEDGLAQATPIYNSSILEDMFLEENSEYVQKTFHEWKVLKEALILLKVWARNRNSLYSHDSLNGYLISMILSHLVVGSGESLIHKSMNVMQIFRVTLKFIATLNLKGRPLFLHPQGHCNIAKEDLNQLVKSFDTVLLDASCSFNLLFRMTKTAFVELQDEVSWTLKCIDKCRGGGFEEIFMTKVDFAAKFDSCLRINLKANPKICSGDFCMDNECWRIYEKNVQSLLQRGLSDRAKLVRVVWRSTPLDWNIEDGLSYFGNEPIIVGILISSQENSFRVVDIGPNPENKEEAMKFRKFWGEKAELRRFKDGAIAESTVWECEPWERHLIIKRICDYLISKHLLLSKEDIVHVVDQLDFCLQVNGKDPVAFSSVLLEAFELLSKRLRLLEDIPLKISSVQPLDPAFRHTSVFPPQPHPLAYETKYGKKLPKSATTCIPTLEVMIQLEGSGNWPLDSVAIEKTKSAFLLKIGESLEERWSALCVAAEDEVNILMSGYSFCLRIMHEKGLNMLQTQGVVDKNETFSIDKKLFMWSQHSSMINGLHGCYPTYGPVVRLAKRWVAAHLFSSFLEEEAVELIVAYLFLKPFPFHAPCSRVTGFLRFLRFLSCYDWTFSPLIIDINGDLTLKDENEINENFISRGKYYEENKNIAPSMFLAAPYDKTSKAWTRLSPNRSELKRICSYARSSADLLTNLILRGADGPYTWECLFRTPLNNYDAVVVLHHDKLSTPQHLLFPAVVDFGKLVICGKASNLFLPYTTLDGVQSLEEARNKLMVGFDPTRCFLEDLKREFPTTFKIWYDSLGGDVLGLTCDKKDSRKRGRDGADESSIELTDALKKVGEVGKGLVKSVHLVKVPKLQQ, from the exons ATGGAATCAGACTCTATGGATTTCAAGCTCGGAGAGCTACTGAAAGAGGTGCAACTGGATGATTCCATTGTTGAAATTGTAGACCTAGCGGTCGCTTCTGTTGTAGATGCCATAAAGTCGATCCCTGAGCGGTTAGTGAGGGCCGACGAGGCTTCCAGATTCATCGCAGACCTTGGCGTGCCAAGTGAGAAAGTCTCTTTCACGTTCCGTGTCCCTGAGTCCATCCAAGTTGGCGGAAGCCACTTGATAAGTTCGGTCGCAAAACCTGACATTAACGTTGATCTTTTAGTTCGAATGCCTAAG GGTTGCTTTCACGAGAAAGATTATTTGAACCATAGGTACCATGCAAAGAGGTTCCTTTATCTCCGGGTTATAGAGAAGAGCTTGGAATCATGCTCTGCTGTTAAGAAGATTGCATGGTCAAGCTTTCAGAATGAAGGCCGCAAACCTGTATTGATAATTTTTCCAG TAATGGACTCTCCAGATCTTTCTGAATGTTTCATTCGGATAATTCCAACTGCAACTTCTTTATTTAGCATGTCCAGGTTGAGTTTGTCGCGAAATAATGTTCGCTCATTTTCACAAG AAGATGGTCTTGCCCAAGCAACTCCAATATACAACAGCAGCATCTTGGAAGATATGTTCTTGGAGGAGAACTCTGAATATGTGCAAAAAACTTTTCATGAATGGAAAGTTTTGAAGGAAGCACTAATTTTGCTCAAA GTCTGGGCTCGGAATAGGAATTCCCTTTATTCACATGACAGCTTAAATGGTTATTTAATATCTATGATTTTGTCGCACCTTGTTGTTGGGTCTGGAGAAAGCCTTATACACAAGTCAATGAACGTGATGCAAATTTTCCGTGTTACACTGAAATTTATTG CAACTTTAAACTTGAAAGGTAGACCACTTTTCCTTCACCCTCAAGGCCATTGTAATATAGCGAAGGAG GATTTGAATCAGCTCGTAAAATCCTTTGATACAGTACTTCTTGATGCATCATGCTCCTTCAACTTGTTGTTTCGCATGACAAAGACAGCATTTGTGGAG CTGCAGGATGAAGTATCTTGGACTCTTAAGTGTATTGACAAATGCAGAGGTGGTGGATTTGAGGAGATTTTCATGACAAAGGTTGACTTTGCTGCTAAGTTTGATTCTTGCTTGAG GATAAATTTGAAAGCTAATCCTAAAATTTGTTCGGGAGATTTTTGTATGGACAATGAATGTTGGAGAATTTACGAAAAGAATGTCCAATCTCTACTGCAAAGAGGGCTAAGTGATAGAGCAAAATTAGTTCGTGTAGTATGGAGAAGTACACCTTTAGATTGGAACATAGAAGAT GGATTGTCATATTTTGGTAATGAGCCAATCATTGTCGGAATATTAATCAGCTCTCAAGAGAACAGCTTCAGAGTGGTTGATATTGGTCCAAACCCAGAAAATAAAGAGGAG GCTATGAAGTTTAGAAAATTCTGGGGAGAAAAAGCAGAGCTTAGGAGATTTAAAGATGGGGCCATTGCAGAAAGCACAG TATGGGAGTGTGAGCCATGGGAGAGACATTTGATAATTAAAAGAATTTGTGATTACTTAATCTCTAAACATTTACTTCTTTCTAAGGAAGACATAGTTCATGTTGTTGATCAGCTGGATTTCTGCCTGCAAGTTAATGGTAAAG ATCCTGTAGCATTTTCTAGTGTGCTGCTAGAGGCTTTTGAGCTTTTGTCAAAGCGGTTGCGGCTTTTAGAGGACATTCCTCTGAAAATATCCAGTGTGCAGCCACTTGATCCAG CATTCAGGCATACATCTGTTTttcctccccaacctcatcctctAGCTTATGAAACAAAATATGGCAAAAAGCTGCCGAAGTCAGCTACAACATGTATTCCAACACTAGAAGTCATGATTCAG TTGGAGGGATCAGGCAATTGGCCGTTGGATTCTGTAGCCATTGAGAAGACTAAATCTGCATTTTTGCTAAAAATTGGAGAAAG TCTTGAGGAGCGCTGGAGTGCACTTTGTGTTGCTGCTGAAGACGAGGTGAATATACTTATGTCTGGTTATTCATTTTGTCTCAGGATTATGCATGAGAAAGGATTAAACATGTTACAAACACAAG gtgttgtggataAAAATGAGACTTTTTCAATAGACAAAAAACTTTTTATGTGGAGCCAGCACTCCAGTATGATTAATGGTTTACATGGCTGCTACCCTACATATGGTCCAGTAGTTAG GCTTGCAAAACGTTGGGTTGCTGCACaccttttttcttcatttttggaAGAGGAAGCAGTTGAATTGatagttgcttaccttttcttgaAGCCTTTTccttttcatgctccatgttcgAGGGTTACTGGTTTTCTAAG GTTTTTGcggtttctctcatgctatgattGGACCTTCTCTCCTTTGATAATTGACATAAATGGGGACTTAACACTGAAGGACGAAAATGAGATCAAT GAAAATTTCATATCAAGAGGAAAATATtatgaagaaaataaaaatattgcaCCATCCATGTTCTTAGCTGCTCCATATGATAAAACATCTAAAGCCTGGACAAGGTTgtcaccaaaccgatca GAGCTTAAGCGCATATGTTCATATGCTCGTAGCAGTGCTGACCTTTTGACAAATCTCATTCTACGTGGTGCCGATGGTCCTTACACATGGGAG TGTCTTTTTCGAACTCCTTTGAACAACTATGATGCTGTTGTTGTTCTCCATCATGATAAGCTTTCTACTCCCCAGCACCTTCTCTTCCCAGCTGTGGTTGACTTCG GGAAGCTTGTCATTTGTGGGAAAGCAAGCAACCTTTTCCTTCCTTACACGACTCTCGATGGAGTACAAAGCTTGGAAGAAGCAAGAAATAAATTGATGGTTGGTTTTGACCCAACCAGATGTTTTCTGGAGGATCTGAAG AGAGAGTTCCCAACCACTTTCAAGATATGGTATGATTCTCTTGGGGGTGATGTACTTGGCTTAACCTGTGATAAAAAGGATTCAAGG AAACGTGGCCGAGATGGAGCGGATGAGAGCAGCATTGAGCTAACAGACGCCCTAAAGAAAGTTGGGGAGGTTGGCAAGGGTCTTGTAAAGAGTGTACATCTTGTCAAGGTACCTAAATTGCAGCAGTAA
- the LOC122029443 gene encoding nucleolar protein 6-like isoform X2, whose amino-acid sequence MDSPDLSECFIRIIPTATSLFSMSRLSLSRNNVRSFSQEDGLAQATPIYNSSILEDMFLEENSEYVQKTFHEWKVLKEALILLKVWARNRNSLYSHDSLNGYLISMILSHLVVGSGESLIHKSMNVMQIFRVTLKFIATLNLKGRPLFLHPQGHCNIAKEDLNQLVKSFDTVLLDASCSFNLLFRMTKTAFVELQDEVSWTLKCIDKCRGGGFEEIFMTKVDFAAKFDSCLRINLKANPKICSGDFCMDNECWRIYEKNVQSLLQRGLSDRAKLVRVVWRSTPLDWNIEDGLSYFGNEPIIVGILISSQENSFRVVDIGPNPENKEEAMKFRKFWGEKAELRRFKDGAIAESTVWECEPWERHLIIKRICDYLISKHLLLSKEDIVHVVDQLDFCLQVNGKDPVAFSSVLLEAFELLSKRLRLLEDIPLKISSVQPLDPAFRHTSVFPPQPHPLAYETKYGKKLPKSATTCIPTLEVMIQLEGSGNWPLDSVAIEKTKSAFLLKIGESLEERWSALCVAAEDEVNILMSGYSFCLRIMHEKGLNMLQTQGVVDKNETFSIDKKLFMWSQHSSMINGLHGCYPTYGPVVRLAKRWVAAHLFSSFLEEEAVELIVAYLFLKPFPFHAPCSRVTGFLRFLRFLSCYDWTFSPLIIDINGDLTLKDENEINENFISRGKYYEENKNIAPSMFLAAPYDKTSKAWTRLSPNRSELKRICSYARSSADLLTNLILRGADGPYTWECLFRTPLNNYDAVVVLHHDKLSTPQHLLFPAVVDFGKLVICGKASNLFLPYTTLDGVQSLEEARNKLMVGFDPTRCFLEDLKREFPTTFKIWYDSLGGDVLGLTCDKKDSRKRGRDGADESSIELTDALKKVGEVGKGLVKSVHLVKVPKLQQ is encoded by the exons ATGGACTCTCCAGATCTTTCTGAATGTTTCATTCGGATAATTCCAACTGCAACTTCTTTATTTAGCATGTCCAGGTTGAGTTTGTCGCGAAATAATGTTCGCTCATTTTCACAAG AAGATGGTCTTGCCCAAGCAACTCCAATATACAACAGCAGCATCTTGGAAGATATGTTCTTGGAGGAGAACTCTGAATATGTGCAAAAAACTTTTCATGAATGGAAAGTTTTGAAGGAAGCACTAATTTTGCTCAAA GTCTGGGCTCGGAATAGGAATTCCCTTTATTCACATGACAGCTTAAATGGTTATTTAATATCTATGATTTTGTCGCACCTTGTTGTTGGGTCTGGAGAAAGCCTTATACACAAGTCAATGAACGTGATGCAAATTTTCCGTGTTACACTGAAATTTATTG CAACTTTAAACTTGAAAGGTAGACCACTTTTCCTTCACCCTCAAGGCCATTGTAATATAGCGAAGGAG GATTTGAATCAGCTCGTAAAATCCTTTGATACAGTACTTCTTGATGCATCATGCTCCTTCAACTTGTTGTTTCGCATGACAAAGACAGCATTTGTGGAG CTGCAGGATGAAGTATCTTGGACTCTTAAGTGTATTGACAAATGCAGAGGTGGTGGATTTGAGGAGATTTTCATGACAAAGGTTGACTTTGCTGCTAAGTTTGATTCTTGCTTGAG GATAAATTTGAAAGCTAATCCTAAAATTTGTTCGGGAGATTTTTGTATGGACAATGAATGTTGGAGAATTTACGAAAAGAATGTCCAATCTCTACTGCAAAGAGGGCTAAGTGATAGAGCAAAATTAGTTCGTGTAGTATGGAGAAGTACACCTTTAGATTGGAACATAGAAGAT GGATTGTCATATTTTGGTAATGAGCCAATCATTGTCGGAATATTAATCAGCTCTCAAGAGAACAGCTTCAGAGTGGTTGATATTGGTCCAAACCCAGAAAATAAAGAGGAG GCTATGAAGTTTAGAAAATTCTGGGGAGAAAAAGCAGAGCTTAGGAGATTTAAAGATGGGGCCATTGCAGAAAGCACAG TATGGGAGTGTGAGCCATGGGAGAGACATTTGATAATTAAAAGAATTTGTGATTACTTAATCTCTAAACATTTACTTCTTTCTAAGGAAGACATAGTTCATGTTGTTGATCAGCTGGATTTCTGCCTGCAAGTTAATGGTAAAG ATCCTGTAGCATTTTCTAGTGTGCTGCTAGAGGCTTTTGAGCTTTTGTCAAAGCGGTTGCGGCTTTTAGAGGACATTCCTCTGAAAATATCCAGTGTGCAGCCACTTGATCCAG CATTCAGGCATACATCTGTTTttcctccccaacctcatcctctAGCTTATGAAACAAAATATGGCAAAAAGCTGCCGAAGTCAGCTACAACATGTATTCCAACACTAGAAGTCATGATTCAG TTGGAGGGATCAGGCAATTGGCCGTTGGATTCTGTAGCCATTGAGAAGACTAAATCTGCATTTTTGCTAAAAATTGGAGAAAG TCTTGAGGAGCGCTGGAGTGCACTTTGTGTTGCTGCTGAAGACGAGGTGAATATACTTATGTCTGGTTATTCATTTTGTCTCAGGATTATGCATGAGAAAGGATTAAACATGTTACAAACACAAG gtgttgtggataAAAATGAGACTTTTTCAATAGACAAAAAACTTTTTATGTGGAGCCAGCACTCCAGTATGATTAATGGTTTACATGGCTGCTACCCTACATATGGTCCAGTAGTTAG GCTTGCAAAACGTTGGGTTGCTGCACaccttttttcttcatttttggaAGAGGAAGCAGTTGAATTGatagttgcttaccttttcttgaAGCCTTTTccttttcatgctccatgttcgAGGGTTACTGGTTTTCTAAG GTTTTTGcggtttctctcatgctatgattGGACCTTCTCTCCTTTGATAATTGACATAAATGGGGACTTAACACTGAAGGACGAAAATGAGATCAAT GAAAATTTCATATCAAGAGGAAAATATtatgaagaaaataaaaatattgcaCCATCCATGTTCTTAGCTGCTCCATATGATAAAACATCTAAAGCCTGGACAAGGTTgtcaccaaaccgatca GAGCTTAAGCGCATATGTTCATATGCTCGTAGCAGTGCTGACCTTTTGACAAATCTCATTCTACGTGGTGCCGATGGTCCTTACACATGGGAG TGTCTTTTTCGAACTCCTTTGAACAACTATGATGCTGTTGTTGTTCTCCATCATGATAAGCTTTCTACTCCCCAGCACCTTCTCTTCCCAGCTGTGGTTGACTTCG GGAAGCTTGTCATTTGTGGGAAAGCAAGCAACCTTTTCCTTCCTTACACGACTCTCGATGGAGTACAAAGCTTGGAAGAAGCAAGAAATAAATTGATGGTTGGTTTTGACCCAACCAGATGTTTTCTGGAGGATCTGAAG AGAGAGTTCCCAACCACTTTCAAGATATGGTATGATTCTCTTGGGGGTGATGTACTTGGCTTAACCTGTGATAAAAAGGATTCAAGG AAACGTGGCCGAGATGGAGCGGATGAGAGCAGCATTGAGCTAACAGACGCCCTAAAGAAAGTTGGGGAGGTTGGCAAGGGTCTTGTAAAGAGTGTACATCTTGTCAAGGTACCTAAATTGCAGCAGTAA